In the genome of Bacillus thuringiensis, the window AACGAAAGATACATGATATACAAGACATGTTTCAAAATAAGAAGTGGAAAAGAAATGAAACATTCAGCACTGTTAATAAAACGCCAGATGTCGTCTTATCAATAGATGAAAACAACAAAGGGTTACCGACGTTATATGTTACCGTGTATTTTCATGAAAATGGAGCGGACGCGATCAACTTGTTTGGAGAGCATACGACGTTAAATAAAGAGGAACTTAATAAACTTAGAGAAAAGATGAATGCATATTATCCTAAAATGATTTCTGGTCTAGTTTCATAAATTACTTGCAAACAAAATCCCCTTATTCTTCCAAAGTAAACTAAGAGTAGTTGATCTGTCTATATGCAGTTAATAGAATATCACTTGCCACTTTAATTTTCTTTTAATATAATTAATTTAGAATTTTTAAATATTCTAAATTTTATAAAGGTGGGGTTTTTGTGAATCTCGTTCAATCTTTGGCTGAAACGGCAAAAAAGAAGGGGGATAAACCGGCTTATATATTTATGGATCAGTCGGTCTCATATGACCAATTAAACAAAATGGTCACAAGGTTTTCTAGCAATTTAGCAGAAATGGGCATTGGAAAAGGGGACAATGTCGCATTAGTTGTTGGGAACTCGCCACATTTTTTGGTCGGTTTATACGGAACAATGAAAGCCGGAGCAACTGTTATTCCAGTTAATCCAATTTATACAGCAGACGAAATGCATTACATTTTACAAAATGGAGATGTAAAAACAATCATCGTACTCGACGTCCTTCTACCTGTTATACAATCTCTTACAACAAGACTTCCTTCATTAGAAAACATCATCATATGCGAAACCTCATCAGATTTTAACCATACAGAAACCGAAAAAATGAAAACGTTTACTAGTTTTGTGGGAGCTGGAGATTTACAATACGAAGGCCCTGAACTAGATGAAGAAGATGTAGCGGTTATCCTATACACTTCAGGTACAACTGGAAAACCGAAAGGCGCTATGTTAACACATAAAAATTTATATAGTAATGCGAATGATGTTGCGTCTTATTTACAATTTACTGCTGACGATCGCGTCGTTGCGGCACTGCCAATGTTCCATGTATTCTGTTTAACAGTTGCGGTAAATGCACCGATTGTGAACGGAGCAACGATTTTAATGTTACCGAAATTTAGTCCGAAAGAAGTATTCCGTATTTGTCGTACGTACGAACCAACGATCTTTGCTGGCGTACCGACGATGTACAATTATTTATATTTATTTGAAGAAGCAAGCGCAGAAGATGTGAAGACGCTTCGCCTTTGTATTTCCGGTGGTGCATCGATGCCTGTTGCTCTTCTGCAAAACTTTGAAAAACGTTTTAACGTTATTGTTTCAGAAGGATACGGTTTATCAGAGGCATCACCAGTTACTTGTTTCAACCCGCTAGATCGTCCTCGTAAACCAGGATCAATTGGCACAAATATTTGGCATGTAGAAAATAAAATTGTAAATGAACTTGGGGAAGAAGTACCTGTCGGCGCAGTCGGCGAATTAATCGTTCGCGGACCTAACGTTATGAAAGGATACTATAATGCACCAGAAGATACAGCTGCGACATTGAAAGACGGCTGGCTATATACAGGTGACTTAGCGAAAATGGATGAA includes:
- a CDS encoding fatty acid--CoA ligase family protein, whose amino-acid sequence is MNLVQSLAETAKKKGDKPAYIFMDQSVSYDQLNKMVTRFSSNLAEMGIGKGDNVALVVGNSPHFLVGLYGTMKAGATVIPVNPIYTADEMHYILQNGDVKTIIVLDVLLPVIQSLTTRLPSLENIIICETSSDFNHTETEKMKTFTSFVGAGDLQYEGPELDEEDVAVILYTSGTTGKPKGAMLTHKNLYSNANDVASYLQFTADDRVVAALPMFHVFCLTVAVNAPIVNGATILMLPKFSPKEVFRICRTYEPTIFAGVPTMYNYLYLFEEASAEDVKTLRLCISGGASMPVALLQNFEKRFNVIVSEGYGLSEASPVTCFNPLDRPRKPGSIGTNIWHVENKIVNELGEEVPVGAVGELIVRGPNVMKGYYNAPEDTAATLKDGWLYTGDLAKMDEEGYFYIVDRKKDIVLVGGYNVYPREVEEVLYTHESVAEVVVIGVPDENLGEAVRAYVVLKQANVTEEELMHYCALHLAKYKVPKSIEFLIELPKNTTGKLLRRALREKAMQV